GCGCGCGGCAGCTGTATCTGTTCGCCAGCCTGATCGGGCAGGTGCCGGACGCCGAAGAACGGGCGGCGGCGCTGTTCCGTTCCTTGCAGCGGCATTTCCACGACGCCGAACACGGCGGCTGGTTCTACAGCATCGATCCGCAAGGAGCGCCGCTGGATCAACGCAAAGACCTCTACACCCACGCCTTTATCCTGTTCGCCTGCGCCCATTACTGGGACAAGGTGCGCGAGCCACTGGTGGAGTCGGTGCTCAACGCCGCCCTGGAAGTCATCGCGCGGCGTTTCTCCACCGGGGACGGTCTCTACGAAGCCAGCCTCGACCGTGACTGGTCATCGCTCAACAGCGGCCCCTTGCAAAACCCGCTGATGCACCTCGCCGAAGCCTTCCTCGCGACGTTGTCGGTGCGTGAGGACCTCGCCGTACAACGGGCGCTCATCGAGTTATGCACAGCGATGCAGAAGCGATTCATCGAACCGCAGCACGGCGTGCTGATGGAAAAACCGCTAGGTGCTGTGGATAACTGGTTTGAACCGGGTCATCAGTTCGAGTGGTATTTCCTGCTGGAGTCGTCTGATCTGCTGCGCGGCTCAAAACTGCACGCGTCACTTGAGCGCGCCTTTGCCTTCACCGAACAACTGGGCGTCGATCAACAGACCGGCGCCGTACGGGCCATGCTGGACTTGGGGCCCAATGGCGGATCGCGAGATGCCACGCAACGGATCTGGGCCCAGGCCGAATACCTGCGCGCCTTGACGTTGCGGCCGGGCAGTGAGGCTCTGGTGTTGCGTCAATTGCAGGCATTGCAACAGCGTTCGCTGCACGCAGGCGGCTGGTATGAGTGCCGTGACGAGCACGGTGAAGTGAGCCGTCGGGACATGCCGTCGACCACACCGTATCACTTGGCGACGTGTTATCACGGGTTGGCGGAATATCTTCGCTGACCCATCACGCAATCCACTTCCTGTCCCCGGTAAAACTGATGGTCAGCCATCGCGCCGCATCAGGCTTGCCGAGCTTCGCGGAAATCTCCTCCCGCAGTGCATCCAGTTGCACCACGCTGTGCAGCCGATAGTCCGTCGGCAACACAATGTGAATCTCGATAAAACAGGCCCGTCCGTGTTTTTGCACGTAGGAAATGTAATCGTCGAAACCGTGCTCGATCTTCGCCGCCGCCAGCACCTGGTTTACCTTGTCGTCCAGTTGATCCGGGACAATCCCCAATACATCGCGCAATGCCGGCCCGAGGATTTTGAACGCCGGAGGAAGCATGCCCAAGGCCAGCAGAATCAGAATCATCGGATCGACATACACCGCCCAGTTGTCGTAACCCTGAGTCTTGAGCAGCAGCGCGATGAGGAAGCTCACCAGCAGCCCCGCCGACAGCATCGCGTCCACTAGCCAACTGATGTTGTCGAACTGGATCAGCGATGATTTGAGTGTGCGATTGCGTTGGCGGACGTAGAAGAAATAAATGAGTTCAACGACAGTGAAGAACGCCGCGTAGAAGATCACCAGCCCCAGTTCGACCTCGCGGCCACCACTGATGATGCCGAACACGCCGTTGAGAAAGGCATAGACGGCTACGAGGAATATGAAACTGCCTTCGATCACCAGCACCATGGGTTCCAGATGCCAGGAACCGAACTGGAAGCGCTGATTGCTTTCCTTGGCGATCAGCCGGGCGGTGATCAGCATCAGGACCTTGATGAAGGCCGCAATTAACGAAAAGAAGCCATCGAACAGGATGGATTGGGCGCCCGACACAAAACCGGTGATGATCCCGGCGAATGTCACGGCGAGCATCAGGAAGGTCGATTGTTTGAGCAGTGACTGCTCGCCTCGATTACTCACTTGATCCCCTCGAATACCTCTAGACCGCCGCGCTTGACGGGCTGCTTGAGAGAGGAGTCTAGCTGATGTCCAGATTTGTCTGGCCCGACCCTATCGCGAGCAGGCTCGCTCCCACAGGTTCAACGCGAACCCTGTGGGAGCGAGCCTGCTCGCGAAAGGTCGTTACGCAGTCTTAAGACTTACGCTCAATAGCAAACCCGGCCCAGCTCTGACTAACCGGCATTAGCTCGAGGCTGTTGATGTTGATATGCGCCGGCGCATTGAGTACCCAGAAAATGGTATCGGCAATGTCCTGCGGCTGGATGGGCTCGGCGCCGGCGTAGGTCGCGTTGTAACGCTCCTGGTCACCAGCAAAACGCACCAGCGAGAACTCGCTCTCACACAGGCCCGGCTCGATGTTGCTGACTCGCACGCCCGTGCCTTGCAGGTCGCAGCGCAGGTTCAAGGAGAACTGTTTGACGAACGCCTTGGTTGCGCCATACACGTGGCTGCCCGGGTACGGATAGTTGCCCGCCACGGAGCCCAGGTTGACGATGCCGGCGCCACGACCGTGGGCGATCAGCCGCGGCAACAGCAGACGAGTGCTGTACATCAGGCCTTTGATGTTGGTGTCGACCATGGTGTCCCAGTCATCCAGGTCGCATTTGGGCGCCGGGTCAACGCCCAGGGCCAGGCCAGCGTTGTTGATCAGCCCGCGCAGTTTGGCGAAGGACGGCGGCAGGTTGGCGATGGCTTCTTCCATGGCTTTGCGGTCGCGCACATCGAGCACCAGACCATGCACTTCGGTCTGCTTGGACAATT
The Pseudomonas sp. MYb327 DNA segment above includes these coding regions:
- a CDS encoding AGE family epimerase/isomerase, encoding MPPVSRSASQPELTALFASVQQHFQDVIVPLWQGPGWNADMALPYEALDAEHQPLPPQRYRAMACARQLYLFASLIGQVPDAEERAAALFRSLQRHFHDAEHGGWFYSIDPQGAPLDQRKDLYTHAFILFACAHYWDKVREPLVESVLNAALEVIARRFSTGDGLYEASLDRDWSSLNSGPLQNPLMHLAEAFLATLSVREDLAVQRALIELCTAMQKRFIEPQHGVLMEKPLGAVDNWFEPGHQFEWYFLLESSDLLRGSKLHASLERAFAFTEQLGVDQQTGAVRAMLDLGPNGGSRDATQRIWAQAEYLRALTLRPGSEALVLRQLQALQQRSLHAGGWYECRDEHGEVSRRDMPSTTPYHLATCYHGLAEYLR
- a CDS encoding cation transporter; the encoded protein is MSNRGEQSLLKQSTFLMLAVTFAGIITGFVSGAQSILFDGFFSLIAAFIKVLMLITARLIAKESNQRFQFGSWHLEPMVLVIEGSFIFLVAVYAFLNGVFGIISGGREVELGLVIFYAAFFTVVELIYFFYVRQRNRTLKSSLIQFDNISWLVDAMLSAGLLVSFLIALLLKTQGYDNWAVYVDPMILILLALGMLPPAFKILGPALRDVLGIVPDQLDDKVNQVLAAAKIEHGFDDYISYVQKHGRACFIEIHIVLPTDYRLHSVVQLDALREEISAKLGKPDAARWLTISFTGDRKWIA
- a CDS encoding SDR family oxidoreductase gives rise to the protein MSNTLFITGATSGFGEACARRFAEAGWKLVLTGRREERLNALCTELSKQTEVHGLVLDVRDRKAMEEAIANLPPSFAKLRGLINNAGLALGVDPAPKCDLDDWDTMVDTNIKGLMYSTRLLLPRLIAHGRGAGIVNLGSVAGNYPYPGSHVYGATKAFVKQFSLNLRCDLQGTGVRVSNIEPGLCESEFSLVRFAGDQERYNATYAGAEPIQPQDIADTIFWVLNAPAHININSLELMPVSQSWAGFAIERKS